In Daphnia magna isolate NIES linkage group LG6, ASM2063170v1.1, whole genome shotgun sequence, the following are encoded in one genomic region:
- the LOC116924320 gene encoding sodium channel protein 60E isoform X7: MRQLMEVMMLIVFCLSVLALFALQVFMGELRNKCIRHWDPNATQLNWHTWIREEENWLREETGSFRLCGNLTGTWHCPSDHVCLPGLGNNPNFGYTNFDTFPWSMLTTFQLITLDYWENIYNMVLAVCGPYTIVFFMIVVFFGAFYLINLMLAVVAMSYDDEAGSNNQEKIKTLTDYREESTFSFDPGKLPLVLLEKGHHADQARQKKARMDARMLANRNHLSGISGMMDEDDQSPPRQHPHVADLVWALAKSEAAKLEAAKREVSCHKLDAASGDGPPLVISVHQTATTPPPPPLMEVAKVKTTPNERRRRPAVVTTVAKEEEEEEPMSFNLDMTQFNCPPPQQQQQQQQQNCVYDAANVNPIKHCDIDPLADGCVLFQSTHFASSFNTDVGYSSETSRAPSYPSSVVFKRRTYTTNKSISQNYSSLTESIGSQPACDLATLEGGLMERSGRSPATTDKAASLPSNGSDPRRLSYKRACDPDKRFSLGFDSMTRLSACDSAHDLSVNSAGVLIGGSQQQVLTAAKVDDSKRKGKEERRLQKSRQPSNDPSCSSSTSSGRHHHHQHGTEATETDDRWLKRRQSYQKSSKGNHNHRMNHLGHQEAPPIGEQNGARPDEPAIFSLECYLTWLRTLRSILQRVIQSPWIDFVITISIVLNTAFLAAEHHGMSPDVKHVLDVGNKVFTSVFTTECILKMGALGTDFFRNGWNVFDFVIVLASLVDLGLEIVNGLSVLRGMRLMRVLRLAQSWTTMRVLLSIILSSLGALANLTFVLAIVVYIFAVIGMQLFGRDYTPENFYPDPVPRWNFKDFFHSFMMIFRILCGEWAEPLWDCMRAERKYVHGSEICFSIFLPALVMGNFLVLNLFLALLLNSFSCEELKSRKEEINEDSKLVEGLRKIRTIAKATRTLVNLNSFERSESVASKRIQLASRSPSCVALAHNRLATPNANINVSPSRARSAAAGAVSLACSFDDSVSVQLRSVYGSAEHQQQRAVWPSETKLEASGSQQPPFVVQETQKDADEVEFQEPIVHEPHHHHHHHHHRSGADNIADWSILIPTVLEVVPPIEAAKLAREDTHSIVLSGQEEMPEEPPDCIPSSFHDKCCCCWRNPGCSWLATPLCRRWVAGRTALLRVVKHPAFEWSILILIFGSSITLCFEDIYLEQNPYLMNILRWTNMAFAILFALEMIIKWFALGLKYYFSSVWTALDFVIVTVSVISVAVEDSANLSALRSLRTLRALRPLRAISRWQGMKIVVNALMFAIPAIFNVLLVCLVFWLVFSILGVQLFGGKFYKCIDDETGERYSPQLIDTKVDCLSRNLTWTNSPIHFDHVGHAYLALFQVATFEGWMEIMADAVDVRGVDLQPSYEANLWAYLYFVVFIVCGAFFTLNLFIGVIIDNFNMLKKRYEGGVLEMFLTESQKHYYTAMKKLGRKKPRKMIRRPMNPYLALFYDIAMSRRFEIAIFIMIFLNMVVMGVEHYGQPPVFTFILELCNALFTTMFALEAVVKMIGLRHHYFTLPWNLFDLCLVSCSVVGLIMEDVLNEFPISPTLLRVVRVFRLGRVLRLVKAAKGIRKLLFALIVSLPALFNIGALLALITFIYAIIGMALFGHVTHSGAINEMVNFETFGRSMLLLFRLMTGAGWNDILNPLLIQPPYCDITYHNLPYGNCGSPILATLYLVSFIVLSSMIVINMYIAVLLENFNQAHHEEELGLGEEDLERFYAKWSRFDPYATQFIAFGELSDFVASLDPPLGISRPNMAALVNLDILIASGDRLHCLDILHALTRRVLGDVEDTEHFRKLQEQMDEKFKKQFPNRRELEIVSSTAKWKQRDTAARVIQRAYQLFLRRKLLARKRMEEMRGHVQTQTSFSIDSTDSSFAYEPDRLSLRSVLNRMSSLFHTYLGGGGLSRQSSSRYGDSPSPIGSVASGGGQASRQNSTRRRLGSGAHPPKSRPHSTLLDVLVPGSRRSSIWSLGTMVVSAQVHNECSNGQNHQPQSNGQTTSCGNRRASLAMAASPPDNHADGGMTLRHGEVFPPQSSSSSSTTGDNGGPFLSPPQQRSDVIVKLTAASLDSDLNM; this comes from the exons ATGCGCCAGTTAATGGAAGTCATGATGCTGATCGTCTTTTGCCTCAGCGTCCTGGCCCTCTTCGCCCTGCAAGTGTTTATGGGCGAGTTACGAAACAAATGCATCCGCCACTGGGACCCCAATGCCACCCAACTCAACTGGCACAC ATGGATCCGGGAGGAAGAAAACTGGCTCAGGGAAGAAACGGGCAGTTTTCGTTTGTGCGGTAACCTGACGGGCACTTG GCACTGCCCGAGCGACCACGTCTGTTTGCCCGGCTTGGGCAATAATCCCAACTTTGGTTACACCAATTTCGACACGTTTCCGTGGTCGATGCTGACCACTTTTCAACTGATCACGCTCGACTATTGGGAGAACATTTACAACATGGTGTTGGCCGTTTGCGGGCCGTACACGATCGTCTTCTTCATGATTGTCGTCTTTTTTGGCGCCTTTTACCTCATCAACCTGATGCTGGCCGTCGTCGCCATGAGCTACGACGATGAAGCGGGATCCAACAATCAG GAGAAAATCAAGACGCTGACCGACTACCGAGAAGAGTCGACGTTCAGCTTCGATCCGGGCAAGTTGCCGCTCGTCTTGCTCGAAAAGGGACACCACGCGGACCAGGCGCGACAAAAGAAAGCCAGGATGGATGCCAGGATGCTGGCCAATCGGAATCATCTGTCGGGCATCTCCGGCATGATGGATGAAGACGACCAATCGCCTCCCCGACAACATCCTCACGTGGCCGACTTGGTCTGGGCCTTGGCCAAAAGCGAAGCTGCCAAATTGGAAGCCGCCAAACGGGAAGTGTCTTGCCATAAATTGGACGCAGCATCAGGTGATGGCCCTCCGCTCGTCATCTCGGTCCATCAGACCGCAACgacgccgccgccgccgccgctcATGGAGGTGGCCAAGGTCAAAACGACACCCAACgagcggcggcggcggccTGCAGTCGTGACGACGGTagccaaagaagaagaagaagaagaaccgaTGAGTTTCAACCTGGACATGACCCAATTCAACTGTCCCCCtcctcaacaacaacaacaacaacaacaacaaaattgcgTTTACGACGCGGCCAATGTGAACCCGATCAAACATTGCGACATTGACCCTTTAGCGGATGGCTGCGTCCTGTTCCAGTCGACCCATTTCGCCAGCTCGTTCAACACGGACGTCGGCTACTCGTCAGAGACGTCACGGGCGCCCAGCTACCCGAGCTCGGTCGTCTTTAAGCGGCGCACCTACACGACCAACAAGAGCATTTCGCAAAACTATTCGAGCTTGACGGAGAGCATCGGCAGTCAGCCGGCCTGCGACCTGGCCACGCTCGAAGGCGGCCTCATGGAGCGCAGTGGCCGATCGCCGGCGACGACAGATAAAGCGGCGTCGTTGCCTAGCAACGGCTCCGATCCTCGTCGCCTTTCCTACAAACGGGCGTGTGATCCCGACAAGAGATTCTCGTTGGGTTTCGACTCGATGACGAGGCTGTCGGCGTGCGATTCGGCCCACGATTTGAGCGTCAACAGCGCCGGTGTTTTGATCGGAGGCAGCCAGCAGCAGGTGCTGACGGCTGCCAAAGTGGACGATTCGAAACGCAAGGGCAAAGAGGAGAGACGCTTGCAAAAGTCGAGACAGCCGAGCAACGATCCGTCGTGTTCGTCTTCGACGTCGTCAGgccgccaccaccaccaccagcaCGGGACGGAGGCAACGGAGACGGACGATCGATGGCTGAAGCGCAGACAAAGTTATCAGAAATCATCGAAAGGCAATCACAATCACCGGATGAATCATCTTGGCCATCAGGAGGCGCCGCCAATCGGTGAGCAGAACGGCGCACGTCCAGACGAGCCGGCCATCTTCAGTTTGGAATGTTACCTGACCTGGTTGCGAACCTTGCGCTCCATTCTGCAGCGCGTCATTCAGAGCCCCTGGATCGACTTTGTCATCACGATCAGTATCGTTTTGAACACGGCCTTCCTGGCGGCCGAGCATCACGGCATGAGTCCCGACGTCAAACACGTCCTCGACGTGGGCAACAAG GTTTTCACTTCGGTTTTCACGACCGAGTGTATACTCAAGATGGGCGCCCTGGGCACGGATTTCTTCCGCAACGGCTGGAATGTCTTTGACTTTGTGATCGTCCTTGCCTCGCTCGTTGATCTTGGCCTGGAAATTGTTAACGGCCTTTCTGTCCTGCGTGGCATGCGATTG ATGCGAGTGCTGCGTTTGGCTCAATCGTGGACCACAATGAGAGTCTTGCTCTCCATCATCCTGTCGTCACTGGGAGCCCTGGCCAATTTGACTTTTGTATTGGCCATCGTCGTCTACATTTTTGCCGTCATTGGGATGCAACTCTTCGGACGCGACTACACGCCAGAGAATTTCTACCCCGATCCCGTTCCGCGTTGGAATTTCAAGGATTTCTTCCATTCGTTCATGATGATCTTCCGCATCCTTTGCGGGGAATGGGCCGAACCGCTCTGGGATTGCATGCGAGCCGAGAGAAAATATGTACAT GGCTCTGAGATTTGCTTCTCCATCTTCCTGCCGGCCCTAGTCATGGGCAATTTTCTGGTGCTTAATCTCTTCTTGGCCTTGTTACTCAACAGCTTCAGCTGCGAGGAGCTCAAGTCACGCAAAGAG GAAATCAACGAAGATTCCAAACTGGTCGAAGGACTGAGAAAGATCCGCACGATCGCCAAAGCCACTCGGACGCTGGTCAATTTGAACTCGTTCGAACGCAGCGAGAGCGTGGCCAGCAAACGCATCCAGCTGGCCAGTCGGTCACCCAGCTGCGTCGCCCTGGCCCACAATAGGCTGGCCACCCCCAATGCCAACATCAACGTTTCGCCGTCGAGAGCTCGAAGCGCGGCCGCAGGAGCCGTCAGTCTGGCTTGCAGTTTCGACGACAGCGTCAGTGTCCAGCTGCGATCCGTCTACGGCTCTGCCGAGCATCAACAGCAACGCGCCGTTTGGCCGTCTGAAACGAAATTGGAGGCCAGCGGATCGCAGCAGCCGCCGTTCGTTGTGCAGGAAACGCAGAAAGACGCCGACGAGGTCGAGTTTCAGGAGCCGATCGTTCACGAACcgcaccaccaccaccaccaccaccaccaccgtaGCGGTGCGGATAACATCGCCGATTGGAGCATTTTGATTCCGACCGTCTTGGAGGTGGTGCCACCTATCGAAGCGGCCAAATTGGCGCGAGAAGACACGCATTCGATCGTGTTGTCCGGTCAGGAGGAGATGCCGGAAGAGCCTCCCGACTGCATCCCGTCGTCGTTTCACGACaagtgctgctgctgctggcgCAATCCTGGCTGCAGTTGGCTGGCCACACCGTTGTGCCGACGCTGGGTCGCCGGGCGCACGGCCCTCCTCCGGGTGGTCAAACACCCGGCCTTCGAGTGGTCGATCCTCATCCTGATTTTCGGCTCGAGCATCACCCTTTGCTTCGAGGACATTTATTTGGAGCAGAATCCGTACTTGATGAACATCTTGCGCTGGACCAATATGGCGTTCGCCATTCTTTTCGCCCTCGAGATGATCATCAAGTGGTTCGCACTCGGTCTCAAGTACTACTTTTCATCGGTGTGGACGGCCCTGGATTTCGTCATCGTCACGGTGTCGGTCATTAGCGTGGCTGTCGAGGACTCGGCCAACTTGTCGGCCCTCAGGTCGTTGAGGACGTTGCGAGCCCTTCGACCACTTCGGGCCATTTCTCGATGGCAAGGCATGAAG ATTGTCGTCAACGCGCTCATGTTCGCCATTCCGGCCATCTTCAACGTGCTGCTCGTCTGTCTCGTCTTTTGGCTCGTCTTTTCCATCTTGGGCGTGCAGCTGTTTGGCGGCAAGTTCTACAAGTGCATCGATGACGAAACAGGGGAACGCTATTCGCCACAACTGATCGATACCAAGGTGGACTGTTTGAGCCGCAACTTGACGTGGACAAATTCGCCCATTCACTTTGACCACGTCGGCCACGCCTATCTGGCTCTTTTCCAAGTG gcgACGTTTGAGGGTTGGATGGAAATCATGGCGGATGCGGTGGACGTGCGCGGAGTCGATTTGCAGCCGTCGTACGAAGCCAATTTGTGGGCGTATCTCTATTTCGTCGTCTTCATCGTGTGCGGCGCCTTCTTCACGCTCAACCTCTTCATCGGCGTCATCATCGACAACTTCAACATGCTCAAGAAACGA TACGAAGGCGGAGTGCTGGAAATGTTCCTGACGGAGAGCCAGAAGCACTACTACACGGCCATGAAGAAGCTGGGACGCAAGAAACCTCGAAAGATGATTCGACGCCCCATGAATCCTTATTTGGCCCTCTTTTACGACATCGCCATGTCGAGGCGGTTCGAGATCGCCATCTTCATCATGATCTTCCTCAACATGGTCGTCATGGGTGTGGAACACTACGGCCAACCGCCCGTCTTTACCTTCATTTTGGAGTTGTGCAACGCCCTTTTCACCACCATGTTCGCCCTGG AGGCCGTTGTCAAGATGATTGGACTACGTCATCATTACTTCACGCTGCCGTGGAATTTGTTCGATTTGTGCCTGGTCTCGTGCTCGGTCGTCGGCCTCATAATGGAGGACGTTCTCAACGAGTTCCCCATCTCGCCGACCTTGTTGCGAGTCGTCCGCGTCTTCCGGCTCGGGCGCGTTCTTCGTCTCGTCAAG GCAGCCAAAGGCATCCGCAAACTTCTGTTTGCCTTGATCGTCTCCTTACCGGCCTTGTTCAACATTGGCGCCCTGCTGGCCCTCATCACCTTCATCTACGCCATCATAGGCATGGCCTTGTTTGGTCACGTCACCCATTCGGGGGCCATCAACGAGATGGTCAATTTCGAGACGTTCGGACGCAGCATGTTGCTGCTCTTCCGGCTGATGACGGGCGCCGGATGGAACGACATCCTCAACCCGTTGCTCATCCAGCCGCCCTATTGCGACATCACCTACCATAACTTGCCGTACGGCAACTGCGGCAGTCCCATCCTGGCCACGCTTTATCTCGTCTCGTTCATCGTCCTCTCGTCCATGATCGTCATCAACATGTACATCGCCGTGctgttggagaatttcaaCCAGGCCCATCACGAGGAGGAGCTCGGATTGGGCGAGGAGGACCTCGAACGTTTCTACGCCAAGTGGTCGCGATTCGATCCTTATGCCACGCAATTTATCGCCTTCGGTGAGCTGTCGGATTTCGTGGCCAGTCTCGATCCGCCGCTGGGCATTTCTCGGCCCAATATGGCGGCACTCGTCAATTTGGACATTTTGATCGCCAGCGGTGACCGCCTCCACTGCCTCGACATCCTTCACGCTCTCACGCGTCGCGTTCTGGGCGACGTCGAAGACACGGAACATTTCCGCAAg CTTCAAGAACAAATGGACGAGAAATTCAAAAAGCAATTCCCCAACCGACGAGAATTGGAAATTGTTTCGTCAACGGCCAAATGGAAACAGCGGGACACTGCCGCCCGCGTCATCCAAAGGGCCTATCAACTTTTCCTAAG acgcAAGTTGCTGGCCAGGAAGAGGATGGAAGAGATGCGCGGCCACGTTCAAACGCAAACTTCGTTCTCCATCGATTCGACCGATTCCTCTTTTGCGTACGAACCGGATCGCCTGTCGCTGCGCTCCGTCCTCAACCGCATGTCGAGCCTCTTCCACACTTACCTGGGCGGAGGCGGACTGAGTCGCCAGAGTAGCAGTCGGTACGGCGATTCTCCCAGTCCCATTGGATCGGTCGCATCCGGTGGCGGCCAAGCGTCGCGCCAGAATTCCACCCGTCGTCGCTTAGGGTCCGGTGCTCATCCGCCAAAGAGTCGCCCTCACAGCACTTTACTCGACGTTTTGGTGCCCGGCTCCAGACGGTCCAGCATTTGGTCGCTGGGAACGATGGTCGTCTCTGCGCAG GTTCACAACGAATGTTCAAATGGTCAAAATCACCAGCCGCAGAGCAACGGCCAGACGACGAGTTGCGGCAACCGGCGCGCTTCGTTGGCGATGGCAGCCAGTCCGCCCGACAATCACGCAGACGGTGGCATGACGTTGCGCCACGGCGAAGTCTTTCCACCTCAgtcgtcgtcttcgtcgtcgaCGACTGGCGACAATGGCGGGCCGTTCCTATCGCCCCCACAGCAGCGATCTGATGTGATAGTGAAATTAACAGCCGCCAGTTTAGATTCCGATTTGAATATGTAA